In Anas acuta chromosome 5, bAnaAcu1.1, whole genome shotgun sequence, a single window of DNA contains:
- the LOC137857764 gene encoding uncharacterized protein, with translation MPSSYKGPEPIYICGVTGGSQQLTVLEAEVSLTGNEWEKHRIVTGPDAPCILGIDYLRRGYCKDPKGFRWAFGIAALETEGIKQLSTLPGLSEDPSVVGLLRVEEQQVPIATTTVHRRQYRTNRDSLIPIHKLIRQLESQGVISKTHSPFNSPIWPVRKSNGEWRLTVDYRGLNEVTPPLSAAVPDMLELQYELESRAAKWYATIDIANAFFSIPLAAECRPQFAFTWRGVQYTWNRLPQGWKHSPTICHGLIQSALEQGEAPEHLQYIDDIIVWGDTAEEVFEKGKKIVQILLKAGFAIKQNKVKGPAREIQFLGIKWQDGRRQIPMDVINKITAMSPPTNKKETQTFLGVVGFWRMHIPNYSLIVNPLYQVTRKKNEFEWGPEQRQAFEQIKQEIVHAVALGPVRTGPDVKNVLYTAAGENGPTWSLWQKEPGETRGRPLGFWSRGYRGSEARYTPTEKEILAAYEGVRSASEVVGTEAQLLLAPRLPVLGWMFKGRVPSTHHATDATWSKWVALITQRARIGNPSRPGILEVIMDWPEGKYFGISSEEEVGRAEEAPLYNQLPENEKKYALFTDGSCRIVGKHRRWKAAVWSPTRRVAEAAEGEGESSQFAEVKAIQLALDIAEREKWPVLYLYTDSWMVANALWGWLQQWKQNNWQRRGKPIWAAALWQDIAARVENLAVKVRHVDAHVPKNRATEEHQNNQQVDQAAKIEVAQVDLDWQHKGELFIARWAHDTSGHQGRDATYRWARDRGVDLTMDAIAQVIHDCETCAAIKQAKRSKPLWYGGRWLKYKYGEAWQIDYITLPQTRNGKRHVLTMVEATTGWLETYPVPHATARNTILGLEKQVLWRHGTPERIESDNGTHFRNNLIDTWAKEHGIEWVCLRETGFYSLRGSSTVKFGHYLYRQSLI, from the coding sequence atgccatcgagctataaaggaccagagcccatctatatttgtggagtgacaggaggatctcagcagttgactgtattggaggctgaagtaagtctgactgggaatgagtgggaaaagcaccgcattgtgactggcccggatgctccatgtatccttggcatagactatcttagaagaggatattgcaaggacccaaaagggttccggtgggcttttggtatagctgccttagagacagagggcattaaacaattatctaccttgcctggtctctcagaggacccctctgttgtggggttgctgagggtcgaagaacagcaagtgccaattgctaccacaactgtgcaccggcggcaatatcgcactaatcgagactccctgattcccatccataagctaattcgtcaattggagagccaaggagtgatcagcaagacccattcacctttcaatagccccatatggccagtgcgaaagtctaatggcgagtggagactaacagtggactatcgtggcctgaacgaagtcacgccaccactgagtgctgcagtgccggacatgctggaacttcagtatgaacttgaatcgagggcagccaagtggtacgccacaattgatatcgctaatgcatttttctccatccctctagcagcagagtgcaggccacaatttgccttcacttggaggggagtccaatatacttggaataggctgccccaggggtggaaacacagccctaccatttgccatgggctgatccagtctgcgctagagcagggggaagctcctgaacacctgcagtacatcgatgacattattgtgtggggtgacacagcagaggaagttttcgagaaagggaagaaaatagtccaaatccttctgaaagccggttttgccataaaacagaataaagtcaaaggacctgcacgagagatccagtttttaggaataaaatggcaagatggacgtcgtcaaatcccaatggatgtgatcaacaaaataacagctatgtctccaccaactaacaaaaaagaaacacagactttcctaggtgttgtggggttttggagaatgcacatcccaaattacagtctgattgtaaacccgctctaccaagtaacccgtaagaagaatgagtttgaatggggccctgaacaacgacaagcctttgaacaaatcaagcaggaaatagtccatgcagtagcccttgggccagttcgaacaggaccagatgtaaagaatgtgctctacactgcagccggggagaacggccccacctggagcctctggcaaaaagaacctggggaaactcgaggtcggcccctggggttttggagtcggggatacagaggatctgaggcccgctatactccaactgaaaaggagatattggcagcatatgaaggagttcgatctgcttcggaggtggtcggtactgaagcgcagctcctcctagcaccccgattgccggtactaggctggatgttcaagggaagggtcccctctacgcatcatgcaactgatgctacatggagcaagtgggttgcactgattactcagcgggctcgaataggaaaccccagtcgcccaggaatattggaagtgatcatggactggccagaaggcaaatactttgggatatcatcagaggaggaggtgggtcgtgctgaagaagccccactgtacaaccagttgccagagaatgaaaagaaatatgccctgttcactgatgggtcctgtcgtattgtggggaagcatcggagatggaaggctgctgtatggagtcctacgcgacgagttgcagaagctgctgagggagaaggtgaatcgagtcagtttgcagaagtgaaagccattcagctggctttagacattgctgaacgagaaaaatggccagttctctatctctacaccgattcatggatggtagcaaatgccctgtggggatggttacagcaatggaagcaaaacaactggcagcgtaggggcaaacccatctgggctgctgcattgtggcaagatattgctgctcgggtagagaacctggctgtgaaagtacgccacgtagatgctcatgtgcccaagaatcgggctactgaagaacatcaaaacaaccagcaggtggatcaggctgctaagattgaagtagctcaggtggacttggattggcagcataaaggtgaattatttatagcccgatgggcccatgacacctcaggccatcaaggtagagacgcaacatacagatgggctcgtgatcgaggggtggacttgaccatggacgctatagcacaggttattcatgactgtgaaacatgtgctgcaatcaagcaagccaaacggtcaaagcctctttggtatggaggacgatggctgaaatataaatatggagaggcctggcagattgattacatcacactccctcaaactcgcaatggcaagcgccacgtacttacaatggtggaagcaaccaccggatggctggaaacatatcctgtgcctcatgccaccgcccggaacaccatcctgggccttgaaaagcaagtcctatggcgacatggcaccccagaaagaatagaatcagacaatgggactcacttccgaaacaaccttatagacacttgggccaaagaacatggtattgaatgggt